The genome window CAGGAAGAACTCGAAGACGGTCAGGTCGTGACCGGCGGCGATACCGGCCAGGACCGCACCGGCCTCCGCGGGGGTGCGCAGCGGCAGGTCGTGCCCCCACCCGCGGGGCCGTCCGTTGGTGAGGTCGTGGAAGACCGCCTCCCCGCGGCGCAGGTCGTCCACGGTCCGCAGCGGCACCGCCGCCCCCAGCGCCGCCACGGTGAAGGCGCCGTGGCGCAGGCGCCCGGCGGCGATGCCGGCGTGGTACTCGGGGGTGTAGGCGTTGGCCAGCGCCACGCCCCGCCCGGCCGCGCGGGCACGCACCAGGAGGCTCTGCTCCGCCAGCAGGGCGCGCAGCGCCGCGGTGGGATGCGCGGTGACGTGGCGGCCCACCAGCGCCGCCGCATTCAGGCCCGTGAGCAGCGCGGTCTGGCCCGTGGCGCTCTGCGGGAGGCCGGGGACCCCGAGCGTGGCGTCGGCCTGCGCCAGCACCAGCCCGGGTGCGGAGCGATCCCCGGTCCTGGATCCGTTCGCCAAAGGATGGCCGAGCAGGCCGGTGATGGCCGGTGTCGGGACGGCGACCAGCGGGTTGTGGGCCGGGTCGTCGTCGCCCACCCCGACGCCATCGAGGAAGATCACGCATACCCGCATTCTCATTATTATAGGGTCAGGATCCCTGCAGGGGGTGGGCGCGGTGCGCTTCCGCCTCCACATCCCTCCGCCGATCCTAATCGCGCTCCTCGCTGCGGCCGTGCTCCACCCGCAGGCCGCCCAGCGCCTCGCCGCCCAGGAGCCATGCGCCCAGGAGCGTCGGGATGCCTCCGCCTCCGGCGCGGACGAGTACGACTGGATCGCCCTGGGCCGGTGCCTGCTGGAGGCGGGGCAGGTGGATGCGGCGATGGAGGCCTTCCGCACGGCCGCCGAGATCGCCCCCGCCAGCGTCCTCGTCCTCGACTACCTGGGGATCGCGTATGTCCGCAAGGGCCTCCTCCAGGAGGCCCGCGAGCTGTACGCCCGTGTAGCCGCACACGGGTTGCAGACCCCAATCCACCAGGGCCTGGCCGACGCGTACCTGGCCCAGGGGGACCTGGACCGGGCCGAGGTCGAGTACACCCACACCATCGCCCTGGGCTACTACGACGCGGGGACCCTCGACCGCTTCCGCCAGGTCGGCATCGCCTTCCTGCAGCGCGGCGAGCTGGAGCGCGCGCGGCGCGTCCTGCAGCGCCTCTTCGACCTGCGTCCGCTCGATGTCGAAGCCCTGGAGGCCCTCCAGGAGGTCTACCGGCGCCTGGGGCGCCCGGTCGAGGCGGAGATCCTCCACTACCGGCACCTCATCGCCCTCTACGATGAGCGATACCGCATCGCCGCCGCGGTCCTGCGGGAGGAGCGCGTGCGCTTCCGCCTGGCGCTGGCAGGACTCTACATGACGGTCGGGCGCCTGGCTGAGGCCCGGCAGGTCCTGGAGGAGGCTGTGGACATCAACGTCGACGTGATCGTCCCGCTGGCGGTGGAGGCGCGCCTCCAGTTGGCCCGCGTCTGCTGCCTGCTGGGCGATGCCGCGGCCGCACAGCAACAGTGGGAACGCGTCCTGCAGCTCGAGCCGGGCCGGCCGGAGGCGCGGCAGGCGCTCGCGCGCCTCCAGGCTGTGGGGTGTCCCCGGGCGGTGCAGCCGTAGCGCCGTGCCCAAAGCGGCGGCACCGGGCCAGGGGGCGGATTAGCGGCCGCGGGATTCGGTGGCCGCGGCGACGAGCGCCTCGAAGAGCCGCCGCTGCGCCGGGGCGTGGCGCACCATGCGCTCCGGGTGCCACTGCACGCCCACCAGGAAGCGCCGCTCGGGGTGCTCGACCGCCTCGACCACCCCGTCGAACGCCTCCGCCACCACCGCCAGCTCCGGCGCCGGGCGCTCGACCGCCTGGTGGTGGAAGGAGTTCACCGGCACCACCGTCTCCCCCAGCAGCCGGCGTAGCGCGGAGTGCCCCGCGACGCGCACGTCGTGCGCGGCCTCCCACATCTGCAGCCGCCCGCGCTGGTTGTGCCGCCCCCGCTCCACGCCGAGCAGGGAGAGGTCCTGCACCAGCGTCCCGCCGAGGGCCACGTTGATGAGCTGCACGCCGCGGCAGATCCCCAGCACCGGCAGGTCGCGGTCGAGCGCGCGCGCCACCACCGCCAGCTCGAAGGCGTCGCGCGGCTCGTCCACCTCCAGGGTGTCGGCCACGCGGGGGTCGACTTCCTGTCCGTAGCGCCGCGGGTCGATGTCGCCGCCGCCGGCCAGCACCAGGGCCTCCACCTCGTCCACGTCCGCGGGGGAGGCCTCTCCCACGCGCAGCACGACCGGTACGCCGCCGCCGGCCGCCACGGCCTCGCGGTACCAGGCCAGAGCCTCCGCCGAACCG of Armatimonadota bacterium contains these proteins:
- a CDS encoding tetratricopeptide repeat protein, producing MGAVRFRLHIPPPILIALLAAAVLHPQAAQRLAAQEPCAQERRDASASGADEYDWIALGRCLLEAGQVDAAMEAFRTAAEIAPASVLVLDYLGIAYVRKGLLQEARELYARVAAHGLQTPIHQGLADAYLAQGDLDRAEVEYTHTIALGYYDAGTLDRFRQVGIAFLQRGELERARRVLQRLFDLRPLDVEALEALQEVYRRLGRPVEAEILHYRHLIALYDERYRIAAAVLREERVRFRLALAGLYMTVGRLAEARQVLEEAVDINVDVIVPLAVEARLQLARVCCLLGDAAAAQQQWERVLQLEPGRPEARQALARLQAVGCPRAVQP
- a CDS encoding gamma-glutamyl-gamma-aminobutyrate hydrolase family protein gives rise to the protein MSDGRPRVGITWSTGSAEALAWYREAVAAGGGVPVVLRVGEASPADVDEVEALVLAGGGDIDPRRYGQEVDPRVADTLEVDEPRDAFELAVVARALDRDLPVLGICRGVQLINVALGGTLVQDLSLLGVERGRHNQRGRLQMWEAAHDVRVAGHSALRRLLGETVVPVNSFHHQAVERPAPELAVVAEAFDGVVEAVEHPERRFLVGVQWHPERMVRHAPAQRRLFEALVAAATESRGR